A part of Oncorhynchus kisutch isolate 150728-3 linkage group LG2, Okis_V2, whole genome shotgun sequence genomic DNA contains:
- the LOC109869752 gene encoding protein ALP1-like: protein MVGARIARMDTNYRESISPVERLPICLRFLATGDSYRTIGFSFRAGRSTVAGIVPSVAHAIWDCLVGEYMPVPKEEDWRAIAAEVLERWNFPNCLGSIDGKHVVIQAPPCSGSQFYNYKGTYSVVLLAVVDAIYCFRVVDVGAYGKGSHGGTLRDSASGQALQDGTLDIPLPASLPGAEDLGPVPHVFVGDEAFPLRPNLMRPYAGRQLPLPKP from the exons ATGGTTGGAGCCAGGATCGCCCGGATGGATACCAACTACCGCGAGTCCATCAGCCCAGTTGAACGCCTGCCGATTTGTCTCCG attcttggcGACAGGGGACTCCTACAGGACCATAGGATTCAGCTTCCGAGCTGGACGGTCCACGGTGGCAGGCATTGTCCCCTCTGTGGCGCATGCCATTTGGGACTGTCTGGTTGGTGAATACATGCCTGTCCCCAAGGAGGAAGACTGGAGGGCCATCGCTGCCGAggtcctggagaggtggaatTTCCCCAACTGTCTTGGCTCCATTGATGGGAAACATGTAGTAATCCAGGCTCCACCGTGCTCAGGTTCGCAGTTCTACAACTACAAGGGTACATATTCAGTTGTACTCTTGGCTGTAGTAGATGCCATCTACTGTTTCCGTGTTGTCGATGTTGGTGCTTACGGCAAGGGAAGTCATGGCGGGACCCTCCGGGACTCTGCCTCTGGCCAGGCACTTCAGGATGGCACCCTAGATATTCCACTACCTGCATCACTCCCTGGGGCTGAAGACCTGGGACCTGTTCCCCACGTCTTCGTCGGCGACGAGGCCTTCCCTTTAAGACCCAACCTCATGAGGCCCTACGCTGGACGCCAGCTGCCATTGCCAAAGCCATAA